The segment TTCTCCCCCGACAGGGCGCGGCACATCGATGGTATGAATCATCTGTGTCGTCACGGATCACCAGAGGTTCAGCGCACGGAGCAAGTCGGTCACGAGGTCGAGGCGCGAGGCGCGCAATGCCTTGATCATGAGGGCAGATTCGTCGTCGCGCAGCCCTCGCCAGTGAAGTGTGGGCTCAGCGCCCCCAGGTTGCGGCCGAGATTCGCAGAGAACGAATCCACGGCTCAGCTCCGTCTCGGTGCTGAAGGGGAGCATATCGAGCATTTCGCGGTTTTGACTGGTAAGAAAAACCTGCCGATCGCGAAGTTGCAAAACCAAGAATTCGATCCAGGACTCGTGAAGACCGTTGGAGGGTTCGTCGAGAATGGCAGCCTCTTTGTTGCATACCAAGTACCAGCCCAGAGCGAAAAGCCGACGTTGACCATAGGACAATTGATCTCCTCGTCGCGCCAATCGCCCGTCACGGTAAAACGTGAACGTGGGAGAGGAGTAAACGAAACTCTTGCTTCCGTAGCGCTGCTCGACGCGCGGTGGACCGAGGTACATCCGAGCTTCGCTGAAACCCATCTCGCGAACGAATGCTGCTAGGAGGGGTTCACTCACCAGGGAGATGTCAATGGCCGAACCATCGGAAGGTAGCGCTCGGAAAATAGTATCTGGCAGGAGGCCTGGACGACTCCACATCGACTCCCCAAGGCAAATCTCAAAGCTGTTGCCCTCAATGTGTTTCAAGAGTTCATCACTCTCGGGCATACGATGAAGAGCTTGGTCGTTACCACTGATAGCGCGAACGTCCGCATTCAACAATGCGCCGAGCGCCGGCAAATTAGGGGCGAGCGGTGCTTGCTTGAAGCTCCATGCAATCGACTCATCGACCGCATCGAGCGCCAGCGCCGCTCCCTTCACGATGCGCCGAGGAGGATTATCGCTCGCCAGAAGGATCGTCACCTCCACGCCGGATGGTGCCCGCAATGTGTAGCGACCCTCTTCACGAAGTGTGACTGCCGAAGACTCGGTGAGCGCCGCTCGTTTGACCGCGACATCAATTTGATGTGGCCCTGCCCGTAGGACAAACTCCAAGTCCAACGGCTCGTCGCGGAAAGCTCGGTGCCCAAAGTTTAGATTTAGTGCGGAAGCAACGAGATCGAGCAACGTGCTCTTGCCCGTCGCGTTCTTTCCAAGAACGACATGCAGCCCCTCACTGAAATGCAGCTCGGTCCCCGGTTCGACCGACCGGAACTGGTTGATCTTGAGACGCTCCAACCAACGGCGCGGATGCGAGCCGGCTTCGGTCGTCGCTTGTAGCTCGGGCGAGGTCTCCGTCGTCATCCGCATCTCTCCACGGCGCATACCTACCACATGCCGCTGCCTCAAAAAACACTGGAATGTTTGTTCCTGTCAAGGACCACCTCGGTCACATCGGCCCAGGACGCATCCCACATCCCCTGAATTCCCTCGCCCGCTCCCCACTTCCGCCCCCACGTCGCGTCCCGGCGCCTCCGCTGCACCATTCGCCCCGTCAACATGCCCCTCCGCCACCGCCGCCACGCGTCTATCCAATCAACGTCGCCTCCCGGCGCCATCGGCACGCCACTTGCCGCGGAAACTCGCCATCCGCCGCGATCGGTGACCGATATCGCCCACGCAACTCGCTTCCCGGCTGCGCCGGCGCGCCACAAACGCCCGATCGCCGCGTCCCGTTTGCCTCCGGAGACCCTGCTTCATTTTGAAGCCACCTCGCCGGATGTGCCGAGGCTTCCTTGTCTCAACTTCACCACACCACCCTGTCGACAAATTCTTTACTTCTCGATGCAGCTCCGCTAAGCAAGCATCATGACCGACGCAAAAGCTTCTCGTATGGTTTCCGACCGGCTTGCGATCACCAATACCGTGGTATCCTCGATAAACATTCACGGTCCCGAAGTCGCTCCGGTCCTCGAAAAATTGCTCTTTCCGGACGGAGTGCCACCGAACCTGACCGTGGCGGGGGTCCTCGTAGCGCTCGGCGCGCATTTGCAAGCTCGAGCGACAGCGCTCGTCAATGCCGACCGCACGCATACGACGGAGCTCGCGGATGACGATGGTTATCGCCGCACGCGAGACGAAAACCTCGTGGCCGTACGCGAATTCATGAGCGCCTTGCGGTCGGGGCTCGCGCAAAACTATGGTGCTACGGTGGCAGCAGCTTATGGGCTTGGAGGGTCCATTCCGGAAGAGCCCGCGACGGTGCTGACGCTGGCAGGTCATGTCGAGCAATTCTTGCGCACGAGGCCCCTTGTCGAAACGCCGAAAAACAAGAGCTTGAAAATCGATCCGACGCTCGCCGCGGATGAATTGCAATCGCTCGCGAATGCATTGAAGACGGCGCTATCGGATGTCGACCGAGAAAAACGCGAAGCGCAGCTCACGCAGGCCGCAAAGAACGATGCAATGGCGGCATGGGGAACGTCGTATTCGGGTGTGGCGGATGCGGCGGCGGCGTTTTACGTGCTGGGAGGACGTCCCGAGCTTGCGGAACGCGTGCGCCCGACGGCGCGTCGTCGCGCGGGTCTCGTGGAGCCGGAAGACGCGGGACAAGGGACCGAAGCGCCGCCCGCACGAAACGGGACGTAGCGACGATTGGCATACGCGCCGAGAACAAGTTCGTCATGCCGAACCAATTGCGGCGACGAGCTCGTCGTTTCCCATCACGAGCCTCTTGCCTTCCCATAAAAGCCGCGGCACACTCGGGGCCATGAGCGTTCCGGCCGAGAAACCACAGCGACGCGCGACCTACGAGGACTACGCTGCCGTTCCCGAACGTCGTGGTCGTTTATGCGCGCGAACGCGTCAAGTACGTGTGGCTCGTGCATCCCATTCGCCAGACGCTCGAAGCATTCACGCTGAATCCCGACGGTTATTGGTTGACGACGGGACTTCATGAAGGAAATCAGCGTGTGCGCGTGCCGCCCTTCGACGCCATCGAATTGGACCTGGGACTTTTGTGGCCCGAAGTGGAAGATGCCAAGGGCGCAGAGTAAGAGGACAAAATCGGCGCTTGATTGTGCCAACCTGTGACAATTACCGCACCCACCACGGCGCGTCGAATCGAATAAAGCCGACGCATCGAATGGCACACGGATTGCTCCCGCGTTCCGCCCATGCGAAACGCAACGAAAGCATCTCCTTGGCTCGTCAGCACCATCTCAATCATCGCCTGCTTCACGCTTGCCGCGTGTGGCGCTCAAGTCATTGACGGCGGCAGCTCCGGCGGCAACGGCGGCAATGCAACGACCGCATCGAGCAGCGGGAGCGGCGGAGGCGGCGGGAGCGGCGGAAATGGCAATGGCGGCGGCGGTACGGCGGGCGGAAGCCCCGGCGGCTCGAATGCAATCGCGATGCTTTACGGCGAGCTTCAAAGCTCGAATCCGTCGGGCACCACGGTGGCTTCGTCGAGCGGCGGAGGACCCGATGCGAATATGCTTTACATTGCCATCAGCAATACACCCGAAAACTGCAACGACCCCTTCGAGGCGGAACCTTGCGGAGACAATTATCGGGTCGCGATTGGCATCCCGGTGGATCTCCAAAAAGTCGGCATCATTCCGCTGAACGATCCAACCATCATCTCCAATTTCTCGTGGTCGGGTGCCGCCGATGCGACGGGTCAATGCGCGTTCGGCGGAGGGAGCTTCTTCGATGGCGAGCTGGAGATTACAGCCATCGATGGCGGACACGTCGCTGGGATCTTGACGAACACGTCGACCTTCGATTTCGATGCCAATGGTGCGTTCGACGCGCCGCGCTGCATGTGGTAATGCCCATGCCCCCAAATTGCCCTTGCTTTGGAACCTCGAACCAACGGATTCTACGAACCATGCTAGACGCTCGAAACTTGAAACGGTTGTTCAAAGGTATTCTGGTCGCTTCGTTCGTGCCCGGATGTGGCGGCGTCGATCGCGACCAATTCACCACGAATGCCTGCACCGGTAACAATGATCTCGATGGGCTCACGGCAACGCCGGCGGTCGATTACATGGAGCTTCGGCAAACGGTTGCCTTCTCCGAGCCACCGATGACGGAGGTCATTGCGAAGCAGGGGTCTGCTTGCGCGAACGCATCGGGCACGACATGCTCGGATACCCTTGCAACGCTGACGGTAACAGGCGGTTGGACTCGCTCGTCGGGATTCTTCGATGGCGGCCCGACAACTCGGTATCTGGTGTTCACGCGTGGCGACGAAGTGGGCGCTGTCGCGTCACTCGACGACCTCAAAAAGTTCCTCGCGCCGATCGAGAATCCGCGAGACGCGATCTTTTTGATTGATAATGAATTGAGTGGCCATCGCGTCATCTGCGAAGAGAACAACACCGCTGCGGTCGATGATGGATTCCATATTCTCACGACGAGCGGGACTGCATGTGGCGAGGGGTCGCATCGAGACGAGCACGTGGTGCATGTGTCGTCCACGGGCGTGATCACGGTGAAGGAAACGGTGGTGATTGAAGAAGGGGACTCGGGCTGCGTGATTGGGCGCCGTCCGGAGGGGTTGATTGCGTCGAATCCGCCGCGGGGGGCTCGCTCGATGGGCGCGTATTTCGCGGAAGCGTCGCAGCTCGAAGCGGCGTCGGTATTTGCTTTCGAGCGGCTGGAAGGGGAACTGCGCACGTATCGCGCTCCGCGGACGCTGGTGCGGGATGCGAGGCGGGCGCGCAATGATGAAGTGCGGCACGCGCGGATGACGCGACGATTGGCGAAGAAAAATGGTGGGACGCCGGTGGCTGCACGGGTTCGGCAAATGTCGGGTCGAGCGTGGATGGAATTCGTGAAAGAAAATGCGGTCGAGGGGTGCATTCGCGAGACGTTCGGGGCGCTGGTTGCGACGTACCAGGCGCAGCACGCGACGGACGAGCACATCAAGCGAGCGATGGGGGTGATTGCGAACGACGAAACGCGGCACGCGTCGCTTGCGTGGCGGGTTGCGAAATGGGCGGAGGCTCGACTGAGCGCGGAAGAGCGCGCGGAGGTGCGAGCATTGCAGCGCGCGGAGTTGCAGCGGATGCGCTGTCACTTGTCGCATGAGGATGCGCCATTGCCGGCGGCGGGATATCCGGGTCGAGACGAATCGATTCGGCTGCTCGCGGGGTTTTCTGCGGCGATTGGGATGGGTTGAGATCGGACGGAATGGGTGCTTTTCGAAGCACGCGGTAGAAATTACCGCGCCTTTAGAGATTGCGAAGGATTGGATTCGATCGTTCGTTGAACATACTCGTCAATGGTGCTTCGTCGCCACCGGTGGGTATGCCAACTGCGCTCGAACCAAGCGCAGCCTCGAGGTCCCGGACAAGTGCGCGTAGGTATGGGAACCACGTAGACGTTGCGAGCACGGTGGGCCAGTTCAGCTTGCCCAGGAGACGCACTCCTTCGTGCTGCTCCAGGTATTTCGAGCAGTCGCCAAGTGTGTGATCACGCATCAACCACTCGAGGTATTTCTTGGGATGCTCCTTTCGCCGAGCGCTGATCCAACTCGGCATCCTGCCGCTAGCGAAACCTTTGCACGCACTGCCGTCGTCCGCATCGTACGCAGGATCGTCCGTCAGAAAGTCCTCGGGATCTCGGTTCGGGGCAATGTTCGGAGGCCAGTACGCCGACGGCACTTCCGTTTGCAATGCCGAGAAGTCCCCAAAGAACCAGCTCTCCGGCATGGGGACGGCGAGGTGAAATGAGACGCGTTCGCGCATGAGTCGTGTAGCAAACGCTGGATCCATTGCGGAACCGATGTTGCTGATCGTGCGCCTTGCTGATTCACGAACGTGTTCAATCATGATCCTTTCATTCCCCTTATTGACGAGTTCCAGATCCTCGACGACATACGCAAGGTCCGATGGGGGTGTCGCCGTATCAGGAGGGACCAACGTACCAAGAGCCGCCCTCAGCATCGTGCCAGCCTTTCCCGATCCATTGCCGGGGGGTAGCAACTGCACCGTACATGAGGTGAAGCCGTGAAATGGTTTGCCTGGCGCGTATGGCTCGACGTGGAATTCATGATCGGGAAACAATTTTTGGAGTGCGGCCGCAAGACCACGGAACTCCATGATCCCGGTCGTGAGCAATGATACCCGCATGGGCAGCCTCGTTATGAATTCGATTTCTCGTCCGAAGGCGTCGCTTCGGGTACGGGAGGAGCGCCGAATTTCATGCGATCGTAGAGCTCTCCGAGCGGGAACATTGCCAACCACTCGGGCTTCTTGAGTTGGTCGAGTGGCATTGGGCATTTGTCCGCCTCCGCGTCGAGAACCCAGATCTGGCCAGGTTCCTGGTCGAATTCATTCATGACGAGGGGAGAGTGGGTCGTTAGAACGACGGTGAGATCACGTTCCCGGGCCATGGCCCGCATGGACGCCAAAATCGAACGAATTGCGTGGGGATGGAGCTGGTTTTCCATTTCATCGAAAGCAAGGATGCTCCTAGGTTTTGCTCCTGCAACGGCAGTAAGTTGCAATAGGCCCGTGAGTAACCCGTCGGCCTGTCTTCGGGGTGGCAACCCATCAGCGGGATCGGTCGCTCCCGGAGGAAAAACATAAGCCTCGTTGCGGTCGAATTCGATTGTCTGGATCAGGTCGGGGAAAGCAATGCGGGCGTGCTGCATGACCCACTCGAATTGCCCCCTGTAGCGCAATGGCGCCTGCTTCCAGTTCGCAAGCACGGCCCATAGATTGCGTCCTGTACCATGCAAGAATTTGACTGCGTCTTCACGCGTAGTTCCTTCGCGCACGGTGTGGAGCCAAAAGTCATAGGTTCGCAAATCATACAATGCTTGAAAGAGCGGGCGCATCCAATCTGAGCCGCCGCGATCCCATAGTACCCTGGCACAGCATCGAACGTCGTCGAAGGGTTGCGTTTTGCCTTCTAGAGTCCACGTTTCCGAATAAGCCGCTGCCCGTAGGATCAAACGATCTCCGCAATATAGCTCCTCGCCATATCTTCCTTTGAGGCCCGCAGCAGACATCGGAAGCAGCAGCCGCCAACGGACGTCATCGACGCGCACTTCGAAAATCACCAGATCGTCGGAACTGCCCCGGGTTGGAAAATGATCACCACCGTGCGCAGCGTGCAATCCATCCTCGTGTCCACTGATGAAAGTTCCCCGCAAAAAGCGAAGGAGATCGAGCGTCGTCGTCTTCCCGGCGCCGTTGGGCCCCACGATGAGCGAGACGGCTCCCGGCGCCCAGGAGAAGTCTTTGAGTCTGCGAAAATTGCGACAACTGATCTCGAGTCGACTCACGATGAAATCCTGGACTGTCGAAGGAGCGACAGTCGACGCTGAGGGGTGCGGTGACGGTACTGCCCGACCGGGCAGCAGAACCGCATCAAGAAGAATGCCATGAGGGACAACGGGAAGCAAGAAAACGCCAAGGACATCCGTGGCTCTGCTCGACGAATGCACAACCGGCTCATGAGCTCTTTCGCCTCGGAAACAGTGCCGCACGAATATCCACCGCGGGCACGCCAAAGACGACTTCGAGCCTCTGCAAGACGACCGCATTGAGACGTCCTGCATGCGGACGAACGACATCCATCACGAACTGCGCATCGACATTCAATTCAAATTCTCCCGATACGCCACGGACGAGCGACTCGATTCGCTCGGTCGGCACGTCCAGCGTGTTGGCCGTGCGGAGCTTGATCCACAATGCTGCACGCAATAATGCGTGATACGCGATCATCCACGCCATCCACGGCGCGATCGCACCTCCAGCAATGGCCTCGCCGAGCATTCGTCGACGTTTCGCAACGACGTCCATCGGCAGCGTATCGAGCTCCCGCAATGCTCCTGGAAACCGTTCGGATAGCGCTTTGAACACGGCCCGCTCGGGAATCGGCTCGCCGCGATCACGCGAGAGCCGAAGTGCCTCGATTTGCGAATACTTCGCTTCGAGAAGGGCAAGCTCTTCGCGCGTCGGAACGTCGAATTTCATAACCACCCAAACGGGAAACTCGTGACGTCCGCAATGCTCTTGGCCGACAAGCCAAGCGCGACCAATCGATCGAGGCCCAAGGCATTGCCCGTCGATGGTGGCATTCCTTCTTCGAGCGCTGCGAGAAACCGTTCGTCAATCGGATACACCGGCTTGCCTTGCGACCGTCGATGTTCTTGATCGCGCAGAAAACGTTGCCGCTGTTCGACGGGATCGGTCAATTCGCCAAAACCATTACAAACTTCGAGGCTCCCGACGTACAATTCGAATCGCTCGGCGACGCGCGGATCGGACGGCGAGAGGCGCGCCAATGACGCAAATGGGGCCGGGTAATCCGTGAGAAAGACCGGTCGACCTAGGCGCGCAAGCGCCGGCTCGACGTCTTCAACGAGGACCCTGAAAAAACGATCCTCGTCGTCCGTCGCCCAAGCAATCGCTTCATCTGCTGACACGTTCGCATAGCGGGCAAATGCATCACCCACCGTGAGGCGCTCGAACGGCGCAGATAAATCAATCCGCACACCTTCGACGAGAACCTCGCTCTTGCCCGAAAGCTCGGTGATGACGTGCCGCACGAGATCTTCGGTGTCCGCGATGATGTCATCAACGGAGGCAAACGCGCGATACCATTCGAGCATCACGAATTCGGGATTGTGCCGCCCGCCAACTTCGCCTCGACGATAACACCGCGCGAGCTGATAACACCGCGGGATGCCGCCCACGAGCAGCCGCTTCATTTGGTATTCGGGCGACGTGATGAGCCAGTGGGGCGAATCGGCGACGCCGTAGGCATCGAGGTGGAGGTCGAGGCCTGGGCAAGGAACCATCGACGGCGTGTCCACTTCGACAAACCCTCGCCGATCGAAAAACGACCGCACGAGCGCGAAGGCTCGAGCACGCGCAGCGAGCGCTCGACCGACGTCACGCAAGACGAAGCGTTCCGTTTCGCCCGAAGGAGCCTCCGAAGATGCCCCGCGTGAAACCTTGGGTTTGGCGGGAGTGAACCTTTCGATCACACGACCCGCGACGAGTTTGTCTTGAACGAACGATGCTTCGACGACGACGAGATCGCCCGGGGCAACATCACCTTGAAGCAGCGACACGCCGACGCGCGCAAACGCATCGGCGATGATGATGTCGCTGCCCTGCACGTCGATCACGCGGCCTGCGATGCGCACGGGCCCCGGAGCGCCGGCGATCGCTCGTAAGTCACTCGGAGCGAAGGGCGAGGCCGAAGATCGTTCTGCAGGGCCGAGCATCGATCACGACGCTTTCACGTACCGCCGCCAGCTCCACCTGCTCCGCCGGCACCGCCAGCTCCGCCGACACCGCCAGCTCCACCGGCGCCGCCTGCTCCACCGGCACCGCCTGCGCCGCCTGCTCCGCCGACGCCGCTCGACGAGGAGCTGGTGCTGCCGAGGGCACCTGGAATGCACGCGGGGTTGTCGCTGCCGATGGGTTTGCAGCAGATGTCGACCTTCGTATCGAGCTCGGCTCTCGATGTGCACACGAGGCCTTCTTCGCAGTCGGCGTTGACGTTGTCGATGCTGCACGCCTGCCCTTCGGCCTGGTTGGAACAGCCGACGAACAGGGCCAACGTTGCACATAAGCCCAGGCCGAAGATCGACGACGTTGCTCGCGAAATCACGGTTTTTGTAGTTGCACTGTTCACGCGGGTGGCTCCGCCTTCTCGGTGGTTGCGTTGTTCTTCTTGTCGATCGCGTCGACGAACAAGCTCAAGTACTGGCCGGCACTCCAGATGGAAAAGCCGAGCGAGGTGTATACGAGAAGTCTGCCGACATGCACGAGATCGACGCGACCGAAGTCGTAGATGCCGAGGGTGAAGTTGTACGGGTAGCCGATGATGAGGCACGCGATGCCGATCATCTGCAGCGCCGTTTTGGTTTTGCCATCGTTGCCGGCGGCGATGACGATGCCCTCGGTCGACGCGATGGAGCGCAGGGCGGTGATGGTGATCTCGCGCGAGATGAGCAGCACGACGGCCCATGCTGGGATGCGGCCCATGGGGACGAGCCACACGAGGGTGGCGGTGACGATGAGTTTGTCCGCGAGCGGGTCGAGAAACTTTCCGAGGACGCTGACGAGGCCCTGACGACGCGCGAGCCATCCGTCGAACATGTCGGTGAGGGCAGCGAGCGCATAGACGCCGGCGGCCCAGAAGCAGTCACGGGGGCTGCCGCGATCGAGCAGGATGAGGACGACGGGGATCATGATGATCCGCGCGAAGGTCAGGAGGTTCGGAAGGTTGCGTGCGTCCTCCCAAAGGGTTTTACGCCGCGCAGCTTTGAGCTTGCGCAACGACGCTCGGTCCGCCTTCGATCCGTTACCGGCCACGGCGCGAACAGTACACCATGATTGGCAAGTGGAAAGGGACGCACGCGCGAATCAGGGTTCGGCTCGTACGAAATGGCCCGCCGCGGCAAGCGCGTCCTCGAGCGTAAATGCCCGTTCATAGAGCGCTTTGCCGACGATGACGCCCACGACGCCCGGAACGCACGCCAGCGACCGGATGTGGCTGAGGGTTCCGACACCGCCGGACGCAATGACGGGAAAACCACCCGACATGGAAAGCTCGGCCGTAGCAACCACGTTTGGCCCGGTTTGCGTGCCGTCGACCATGATGTCGGTGTACAAAAGAGCAGCCACGCGCGAGCCGGAAAGGTTTTTCGCTACATCGAGCGCCGATTGATTGGAGGCTTCGAGCCATCCTTCGATGGCGACTCGTCCGCCCTTCGCATCGACGGCGACGACGACGCGATCGGGATGCGCATCCGCAAGCGCGCGAACCATGTCGATGTCGCGAATGGCCGCCGTTCCGAGCACGACGCGTGATGCACCAAGCGCGAGGTACGCTTCGGCAGCGTCGGCATGACGCACGCCTCCGCCGACTTGCACACCAGGGCCGAACGCGCCAACGACGGCTCGCACGAGGTCCGCTTGCACGGGCCGGCCTGCTCGCGCGCCTTCCAAGTCCACGACATGCAGCCACTCGACCCTGCCGCGCAAGCTCGCAGCGAGCCGCACCGGATCGTCGTCGTACACGGTGACGGCGTCGTACTGACCTCGATGCAGACGCACCGCTTTGCCTTGGAACAGATCGATCGCGGGTAAGATGTGCATGCTCGTCCGTGCGGGCTTGGCTCGTACAGAAGAGGCGCGCCCGTGGAGCTACCTTAGTACGAACGTTGTCGCTACGCTTTGCGCATGCGCGAACGTATCGCCGAGACGATGGGGAGCGTGTTCTGGACTGATCTTGCGGCGCACGTCGCGCGCGACGCCGTGATCATCGCTGCTGCAGAGCTCGACCTGGTCGATGTGGGCATGGCGTTCGCGTTGAACGACACGGCCGCAGTCGATGCATGGATCAAGTCGGGCAAGCTCGAAAAGCCGTCGGCGGAAGACGTCTCGCGATGGTCCATCTCGACAAACTTACGATTTACCTCGGTGGTCGTGCAGCCGTTTGTCTTGATACACCGGCCGGTGTTGCCGCTGGCGAGTTGAGAGCAGGGAGCGAAAGGGGTTCAATCCACGAAGTTTTGATCACGTACCACCGCCGGAACCACCACCACCGGCTCCCGCTGCCCCGCCTGCGCCAGCAGCGCCACCCGCACCGGCTGCGCCGCCCGTACCAGCGTTCGGATCGAGGTCCGCGATCCATGCTTGGATGCAGTCCGTTTCCAAAGGCGACAAGGACGTTCCGAGCGGCATCTTCAAGCCGCACGGTGGCGGATCCACGAGTTTCTTGTAGAGCAAACTATTGGCTGCATCGGCAGGGTTTGCCAAGACAAGCCCGTTGCACGCGGCCGTTCCGGGCTTACCAACGACGCGCGCTTCGACTCCAGCAGACACGAGATCGAGCGCCCCTGCTGCATTGGCTCCCTCGATGTGGCAACCCGCGGTGCCGCATTTTGCCGCGAGGAGACTGGGTACGTCCGGACAACTCCCGCCCCCCTGAAATATTTTCTTTTCTTCTTCCGTGAGCGTTCCTGGACAACCGGAAGCCACGACGATCCAGGGAAAGACCACGACGAGCGCAGCAGCCGAACGGAGCAAGCGAGCGTGTTTCATGGCGTCCGTCACTCCACATAGGCGCCGGAGAGCCGGAGCCCAAGATACTGATCGAGCGCACCGCCGGCGACGTAAGCATCGCCGAGGACAGGGTCGAAGTCCGAGAAAAACCGAGCATATTCCGCAGCAAACCGCAGCTCGAAACCACTCGCGATACGCACGACGAGCCCCACTTTGCCGCCGATACCGTGCACTCCTACGCCCGTGAACCGATCGTAGACGGGACCTGCGGACAAAGGTTCGATCCAGTCGAAGCCTGCGACGATCGCCGCTCGCCCAATCGGAAAACGCCCGTCGATACCAGCTCGGATCGCGCTGTAATCCACGTTGGGTACTTGCCCAGCAAGCTCGGGAGGTTCGTCGACGTTGAACGTGTGCATGTAGTATTGGCCGGACAAACCCAGCACGGGTCCCGTCGGGCGCGAGATCGGAATGCGGTAGCGAATTCCTGCGGAAAAACGTTGGTACAGGGTGTTCACGGGCGTCCCGTCCGCCGTCGCAGATTGCAGGGCAAATGCCCGGGCGTAGCCAATCGTCAGACCGATGTCGCGCAAGACGGGAACGGTCGTAAAGCCCGCGGGATACACCTCGGCACTGGCGAACGCAACGGGCGCACCAAACAATTCGTACGAACGTAAATTGGTGGACAAACCGTCCGAAAAATCGAACCTGCGCCCTGTCGCCTCCACGCCGACTTCGACGGCAAAAATCGACGAACCCGCTTCGTGACGAACCCGCGCGGGCTTGTCATCGCTTTCGTCGGAACCATCTTTTTCGCCAGCTTCAGGAGTCGGCGTGGGTTTGTCGTCCTTCGGTTTCTCGACTGGTTTGGGCGAAAATTGCTCGATCACCCCCGACAGCGCACCTTCGAGGGCGCTGCGCCGATCCGCCTCGGAACCTTCGCGCGAGACCGCTTCGTCGACGAGCAGCTCGTTGCCGTCGGGGCTCAGCCAAACGACATACACGCGCCACTTGCCCGAGTATCGCTGCACGATGCCCACGATGAACCCATCGGCATCCATCTGTTTGGCCGCTTTGCGCAAGCGCGGCAGGAGGCCCGTTCGCGACTTCGCTTGCGTCATCGCCGAACCCATCGGCTTCGACAGGCCGAACTTGCGCATGGCGGCCGTGACGTCGCCCTTGTCCACGACCGTGATGCGATCCGGTAGCACGGAAAGGATGTCTTCTCGTGCGTCCGCTGCGTTTTGGCCTTCCACGTGAACCGCAAGCACTTTGCGCTTTGCCGGCTCCTCGGCAGATGCCTCGGACGGCACGAGAACCACAGCGGACGCGGCAGCGGCAACGCCGACGAGATGCGCCACGGCGGCAATCGCGATCGCCGAACGTCGAGCGATCGAACGGCTTGCCCGTGCACGCAGGAGAGCATTCAAAAGGGCCACGCGCGTGAGCCTACAGGGGCATGGGCGCGCGGGTAAAGCCCTTCGTCTACCAATGCGTTGTTTCGCCAAGAAGCCTCGACCCGACCGGTGCGTCTGGTACAACTCGATTCATGCCCACGCTACCCGAGCGCATCATGACGCTGTTTGCCACGTATCATATTCGCCGCGACAAAGTGCTCGACGACATCGATGCTCTCTATGCCCCCGACGTGCGTTTCATCGATCCTTTCAACGATGTCGTCGGCAAAGACCATTTCATGCGGATCACCCGCAATCTCAACGCGCGGGTCGAAGAAATGCGCTTCGACGATCTCGAGCTCGT is part of the Polyangiaceae bacterium genome and harbors:
- the hisA gene encoding 1-(5-phosphoribosyl)-5-[(5-phosphoribosylamino)methylideneamino]imidazole-4-carboxamide isomerase, which encodes MHILPAIDLFQGKAVRLHRGQYDAVTVYDDDPVRLAASLRGRVEWLHVVDLEGARAGRPVQADLVRAVVGAFGPGVQVGGGVRHADAAEAYLALGASRVVLGTAAIRDIDMVRALADAHPDRVVVAVDAKGGRVAIEGWLEASNQSALDVAKNLSGSRVAALLYTDIMVDGTQTGPNVVATAELSMSGGFPVIASGGVGTLSHIRSLACVPGVVGVIVGKALYERAFTLEDALAAAGHFVRAEP
- a CDS encoding DUF2288 domain-containing protein; its protein translation is MRERIAETMGSVFWTDLAAHVARDAVIIAAAELDLVDVGMAFALNDTAAVDAWIKSGKLEKPSAEDVSRWSISTNLRFTSVVVQPFVLIHRPVLPLAS